CCACAATCGATGGCGGGCGGCTAGCGATATGCCAGGATCGGAGGCGGACCGCTTGCCCGGAGGGACACGAGACATGGCTGCCAGGATCGTCATCGTCGGCGGCGGCGCGATCGGGTCGTCGATCGCCTACTTCCTGACCCGCTCGCCGGATTTTTGCGGGACGGTGCAGGTCATCGAGCGCGATCCGACCTATGCGCGGGCCTCCTCGTCCTTGTCGGCCAGTTCGATCCGACAACAGTTCTCGACGCCGCTCAACATCGAACTCTCGCGCTTCGGCCTCGCCTTCATGCGTGAGGCCGACCGGCATCTCGGCACCGGCGACGCCGGGGTCGATCTCGCGCTTCGCGAGTACGGCTACCTGCTGCTCGGCACCGATGCGGTGTGGCCGGTCATGACGCGGGTGCACGGCATCCAGCGCGGCCACGACGTCGAGGTCGCACTCCTGTCGCCCGAGGACCTGCGCGCGCGCTTCCCCTGGCTGAACACGGACGGACTGAGGGGCGGCTCGCTGGGCCTCGCCAACGAGGGCTGGTTCGACGGGCCGGGCCTGCTCCAGGCGTTCCGGCGCAAGGCGCGCGCCCAGGGGGCCGAATACATCGCGCGTGAGGCCGTGGGCTTCGACCGCCGCGGCCGCAAGGTAGAGGCGGTCTGGCTCGACGACGGTTCACGAATCGGATGCGATGTCCTGATCAACGCCGCGGGACCCTGGGCCGGCCACGTCGCCGCGCGCTTCGGCGTCGACCTGCCGGTCCGGGCGCGTCGCCGCGTCGTCCACGTGTTCGACTGCCAGGACAAGCCGGCCGAAACGATGCCGCTGACCTTCGATCCGACCGGCATCTGGTTCCGGCCGGAGGGCATGCACTACGTGACCGGCTCCGCGCCGCGAGGCGACGAGCCCGATCCCGACGACCTGCCGCTCGAATACGACCCGGACGATTTCGAGCAGACCTTCTGGCCGGCGCTGGCCGAGCGCGTGCCCGCCTTCGAGCGGATCAAGTGGCGGGGCGCGTGGGCCGGCTACTACGAGGTCAAC
Above is a genomic segment from Geminicoccaceae bacterium SCSIO 64248 containing:
- a CDS encoding FAD-binding oxidoreductase, producing the protein MAARIVIVGGGAIGSSIAYFLTRSPDFCGTVQVIERDPTYARASSSLSASSIRQQFSTPLNIELSRFGLAFMREADRHLGTGDAGVDLALREYGYLLLGTDAVWPVMTRVHGIQRGHDVEVALLSPEDLRARFPWLNTDGLRGGSLGLANEGWFDGPGLLQAFRRKARAQGAEYIAREAVGFDRRGRKVEAVWLDDGSRIGCDVLINAAGPWAGHVAARFGVDLPVRARRRVVHVFDCQDKPAETMPLTFDPTGIWFRPEGMHYVTGSAPRGDEPDPDDLPLEYDPDDFEQTFWPALAERVPAFERIKWRGAWAGYYEVNTLDHNGVVGPHPDLDNVLFANGFSGHGLQHSPGVGRAVAELVTHGAYRSLDLSPLGFARILKGEPYPEINVL